The following coding sequences lie in one Thermodesulforhabdaceae bacterium genomic window:
- a CDS encoding aminodeoxychorismate/anthranilate synthase component II yields the protein MKKLLMIDNYDSFTFNLFQLFASLGVSVEVFRHDEITIDEIIKKRPDWICISPGPKAPSQAGISKDVIRNFFTQIPILGVCLGMQAINEVFDGYTVHAPVPVHGKKDLIYHSGFGIFKGLPSPFWAARYHSLCVKPVTEELVITAWSSDGVIMGLQHKHYPLYGVQFHPESFMTEYGKELVLNFLAEG from the coding sequence ATGAAGAAACTTCTCATGATAGACAACTATGATTCTTTCACATTTAATCTTTTTCAGTTATTTGCTTCGCTTGGAGTGTCGGTTGAAGTCTTCCGGCATGATGAAATTACAATTGATGAAATTATCAAAAAGCGTCCAGACTGGATTTGTATCTCCCCTGGACCTAAGGCTCCTTCTCAAGCGGGTATAAGTAAGGATGTAATCCGTAATTTTTTTACTCAAATTCCCATTCTTGGTGTATGTCTTGGGATGCAGGCTATAAACGAGGTTTTTGATGGTTATACCGTTCATGCTCCTGTGCCCGTTCATGGTAAAAAGGATCTCATTTATCACAGTGGATTTGGAATCTTCAAAGGACTACCATCACCTTTCTGGGCAGCTCGCTATCATTCGCTTTGTGTAAAACCTGTGACCGAAGAACTTGTTATAACTGCATGGAGTAGTGATGGAGTTATTATGGGCTTGCAGCATAAACATTATCCCTTATATGGGGTTCAGTTTCACCCGGAATCATTTATGACTGAGTATGGAAAAGAACTGGTTCTTAATTTTCTTGCAGAGGGGTAG
- a CDS encoding DUF6691 family protein — protein sequence MEKELWLGLATGVIFGFLLQKGRVLRFDKQIAAMLFKDMTILKFMLSAIMVGSVGITLLSQQGIITLNHKPMNLGAVLIGGSLFGIGWGIMGFCPGTSIGAIAEGRLHAIFAVIGMIVGAAIYAELFPVFKTTILAWKDFGKIGLPEVLNVSPWVVVIAIWVISLGLFAWFEKKGI from the coding sequence ATGGAAAAGGAACTCTGGCTCGGGTTGGCTACGGGTGTTATTTTTGGATTTTTGCTTCAAAAAGGAAGAGTGTTACGATTTGACAAGCAGATAGCCGCGATGCTTTTTAAGGACATGACTATACTTAAATTCATGCTTTCAGCTATTATGGTGGGATCGGTAGGTATCACTTTGCTATCTCAGCAGGGTATTATAACCTTGAATCATAAGCCAATGAACCTGGGAGCTGTCCTGATCGGTGGAAGTCTCTTCGGAATCGGTTGGGGTATAATGGGGTTTTGCCCCGGTACATCCATAGGTGCTATTGCTGAAGGCCGGTTACACGCTATATTTGCAGTTATAGGCATGATAGTGGGGGCGGCCATTTATGCCGAGCTTTTTCCTGTCTTTAAAACCACGATCCTGGCGTGGAAAGATTTTGGTAAAATAGGACTACCCGAGGTGCTGAACGTTTCTCCCTGGGTTGTAGTTATTGCAATCTGGGTTATTTCCCTGGGACTTTTTGCATGGTTTGAGAAAAAGGGCATATGA
- the selB gene encoding selenocysteine-specific translation elongation factor: MRERLAMRQIILGTAGHIDHGKTSLIRALTGIDTDRLKEEKERGITIELGFAHFTLPNGIRLGIVDVPGHERFVHHMVAGATGMDIVALVVAADEGVMPQTREHLDICKILRIPRGLIVLTKIDLVEDSDWLELVEEDIREVVRGTFLENAPIVRVSSATGEGMEQLIAVLSEIAQTVPDRDKNGPFRLPIDRVFTIKGFGTIVTGTSASGIVKLADPLVVYPSGHATRARSLQVHGESVEEAGPGQRVAINLQGLEKNEVQRGEVVATPESLIPSKTLDVYVELLPDEKHPVKHGSVLRFHTGTAEHLGRMFLLEGMEAMPGDHFFAQIHLEHPVPVIRGDRFVLRSYSPVMTIGGGVIVDPLPKRYRRRMRLEAAAMLQNLFVADEEEIVRMQISKSGEKGISFKELQVKTGIYGKQLENIVSTLEERREVFNFDKDLKCYVCKESCEELEKAILERLAAYHRDNPLKHGMSKDLLYYQVAKNYPQKVFVLVLDQLVSRKAIVIRQELVALATHSVKLGDKERKASDAIDRIYLEAGYQPPAFKDVVPQLGVAENVAETVFAWMVDEGILVRVKEDLVFHSKVLEKLKNRVVEFLKSHGEISPTQFKELIGASRKYAIPLLEYCDREKITLRVGDVRRLRE, translated from the coding sequence ATGCGAGAAAGGCTTGCCATGAGACAGATTATCCTTGGAACAGCAGGACACATTGATCACGGCAAAACATCCCTTATCCGCGCTCTGACCGGTATAGATACAGATCGTCTCAAAGAAGAAAAAGAGCGTGGGATAACTATAGAATTGGGATTTGCCCATTTTACTTTGCCTAATGGCATCCGTTTAGGCATTGTTGATGTTCCCGGCCATGAACGTTTTGTGCATCACATGGTTGCGGGAGCAACAGGAATGGACATTGTTGCTCTCGTTGTTGCCGCTGACGAAGGTGTCATGCCCCAGACTCGAGAACATCTCGACATTTGCAAAATCCTGCGCATTCCCCGTGGTTTGATCGTTCTTACTAAGATCGACCTTGTTGAGGATTCAGACTGGCTTGAATTGGTTGAAGAGGATATTCGTGAGGTAGTGCGCGGCACTTTTCTGGAGAATGCTCCTATTGTGAGAGTATCATCCGCAACTGGCGAAGGAATGGAGCAATTGATCGCCGTTCTCTCTGAAATCGCTCAAACAGTGCCTGATAGAGATAAAAATGGTCCTTTCAGGCTTCCCATAGATAGAGTTTTCACCATAAAAGGTTTTGGAACCATTGTCACAGGAACCAGTGCTTCAGGGATAGTGAAACTTGCTGATCCTCTGGTGGTGTATCCTTCCGGACATGCTACTCGAGCAAGGAGCCTTCAGGTGCATGGAGAATCAGTTGAAGAAGCTGGACCAGGGCAGAGAGTAGCAATAAACCTTCAAGGACTTGAAAAAAACGAAGTGCAAAGGGGTGAAGTTGTAGCCACCCCGGAATCTCTTATTCCGTCAAAAACACTGGATGTGTATGTTGAACTCTTACCGGACGAAAAGCACCCTGTAAAACACGGATCCGTTCTTCGCTTTCATACCGGAACGGCTGAACACCTTGGTCGGATGTTCCTATTAGAAGGTATGGAGGCTATGCCGGGGGATCACTTCTTTGCCCAAATACATTTAGAACACCCTGTGCCGGTGATTCGAGGTGATCGTTTCGTCTTGAGGTCTTACTCACCAGTTATGACCATTGGCGGTGGAGTGATTGTGGATCCGCTTCCAAAACGATACCGAAGGCGCATGAGGCTGGAAGCTGCAGCGATGTTGCAAAATCTATTTGTGGCTGATGAGGAAGAAATTGTTCGGATGCAAATATCTAAAAGCGGAGAAAAGGGTATTTCTTTCAAAGAATTGCAGGTTAAAACCGGTATTTATGGAAAGCAGCTTGAAAATATCGTATCCACCCTTGAAGAACGCAGGGAAGTTTTTAATTTCGATAAGGATTTGAAGTGTTACGTTTGTAAGGAGTCCTGTGAAGAACTCGAGAAGGCAATACTTGAGAGGTTAGCGGCTTATCATCGCGATAATCCTCTGAAACATGGAATGTCGAAAGATCTTTTATATTATCAAGTCGCAAAGAATTACCCTCAGAAGGTCTTTGTTCTGGTGCTTGATCAGCTTGTTAGTAGAAAAGCTATTGTTATTCGACAGGAACTTGTTGCTCTAGCGACTCATTCTGTAAAGCTCGGTGATAAAGAACGCAAGGCAAGCGATGCTATTGATCGGATTTATCTTGAGGCTGGTTACCAGCCTCCTGCTTTTAAAGATGTGGTTCCTCAACTTGGTGTGGCGGAAAATGTAGCCGAAACGGTTTTTGCCTGGATGGTGGACGAAGGTATTCTTGTTCGAGTAAAAGAAGACCTTGTGTTTCACTCAAAGGTTCTTGAGAAGCTAAAAAACCGAGTTGTGGAATTTCTGAAATCTCATGGTGAGATCTCACCCACCCAGTTTAAGGAATTGATCGGGGCAAGCAGAAAGTACGCAATTCCTTTGCTTGAATATTGTGACCGTGAAAAGATAACGCTTCGAGTTGGTGATGTAAGGCGTCTTAGGGAATAG
- a CDS encoding Dabb family protein gives MIKHVIVIKFKSDVSEDEKRRFEEMLGKLPSIIPEIKGFLFGRDVVRSERSYDFALVSDFQDLEALERYRVHPDHIKVLQQVRAIAEQIIAVDFEF, from the coding sequence ATGATCAAACATGTTATTGTTATCAAGTTTAAGTCTGATGTGTCTGAAGATGAAAAAAGACGGTTTGAAGAAATGCTTGGCAAGCTTCCTTCCATCATTCCCGAAATAAAAGGGTTCTTATTCGGGCGAGATGTAGTGAGATCTGAACGGTCTTACGATTTTGCACTCGTCTCGGATTTTCAAGATTTAGAAGCACTTGAGCGGTATCGAGTCCATCCTGATCACATAAAGGTTCTTCAGCAGGTTCGAGCCATTGCGGAGCAAATCATAGCGGTAGATTTTGAGTTTTAG
- a CDS encoding YeeE/YedE thiosulfate transporter family protein encodes MENKRRNGWSPYLAGALVGILAIVSAIATTHLLGKTTYLGSSTTFVRAAGLVEKSISPEHVATNEYFKKEKVKVDWQFMLIVGIFLGAFFASFADGSFKVELVPPTWAERFGPSVLKRAIAAFIGGIIAMIGARMADGCPSGHGLSGMMQLSASAFVALTMFFLFGVIVANIIYRRK; translated from the coding sequence ATGGAAAATAAGCGTCGTAACGGCTGGAGCCCATATCTGGCTGGGGCTCTTGTTGGCATTCTTGCCATTGTATCGGCTATAGCAACTACTCACCTTCTTGGGAAAACAACCTATCTTGGATCATCAACAACCTTCGTAAGAGCTGCGGGGTTAGTTGAAAAATCTATTTCGCCGGAGCACGTTGCAACTAATGAGTATTTCAAAAAAGAAAAAGTAAAAGTTGATTGGCAATTTATGTTGATTGTTGGCATTTTTTTAGGAGCGTTTTTTGCGTCTTTTGCAGATGGGAGCTTTAAAGTCGAGCTTGTTCCCCCAACATGGGCTGAACGTTTTGGTCCTTCGGTTTTAAAAAGAGCCATTGCTGCTTTTATCGGGGGAATAATTGCAATGATTGGAGCCAGGATGGCTGATGGTTGTCCAAGTGGTCACGGCCTTAGCGGGATGATGCAGCTTTCTGCAAGCGCTTTCGTAGCACTTACGATGTTTTTCCTTTTTGGTGTCATAGTTGCTAACATTATCTACAGGAGGAAATAG
- the pabB gene encoding aminodeoxychorismate synthase component I has product MSAQWRLRFIKLLEQNVSDERFIEYSRSVARFFPALVLLSGSDHDSAMHSLAMWNPYAIFTAKGFVCRFQDFNNYRVWYGKPLEELDRIMEAFLPCYPLEIPPFVGGAVGYIAYEAKNTIEKLPQQAQDDLLLPDLFFFFPQELLIHHRQTKELFYVVVSPAEDFEPLTLIKPTSVNASGGVKKVTNWRSNFSREGYIRAVNRIIDYIRDGHVYQVNLSQRYAFELEGDLFELWIKLFHINPAPFYAFLNGGGYYILSTSMERFLFLKDGVIETRPIKGTRPRGKTPEEDSLLVRELLTHPKDDAELSMIVDLLRNDLGKICCPGSVHVAEHKRIESYQNVHHLISIVKGSLKDDVSYGKIFDATFPGGSITGCPKIRAMEIIDELEPNCRHVYTGSIGYLGFHGNMDVNIAIRTMIAIKRFPLDGESYHGFLSVGGGVVYDSDPELEYEETLHKGKTFFGVLRNICS; this is encoded by the coding sequence ATGAGTGCTCAATGGCGCCTCCGATTTATAAAATTGCTTGAGCAGAATGTTTCCGATGAGCGATTCATAGAATACTCAAGATCTGTGGCTCGATTTTTTCCTGCGCTTGTTCTCCTGAGCGGAAGCGATCACGACTCGGCAATGCATTCTTTAGCTATGTGGAATCCCTATGCCATTTTTACGGCTAAAGGCTTTGTTTGTCGTTTCCAGGATTTCAACAATTATAGGGTCTGGTATGGTAAGCCACTTGAGGAACTTGATCGAATAATGGAGGCTTTTTTGCCTTGTTACCCTCTGGAAATTCCCCCCTTTGTCGGAGGCGCTGTTGGATATATTGCCTACGAGGCAAAGAATACAATTGAAAAGCTTCCTCAGCAGGCTCAGGACGATCTCTTACTTCCAGATCTGTTTTTCTTCTTTCCTCAGGAATTGCTGATTCATCATCGTCAGACTAAGGAACTCTTTTACGTTGTTGTAAGCCCTGCCGAAGACTTTGAACCTTTGACATTGATAAAGCCCACCTCAGTTAATGCCTCGGGTGGTGTTAAGAAAGTTACCAATTGGCGCAGTAATTTTTCGAGGGAAGGCTACATTAGAGCGGTCAACAGGATAATTGACTACATAAGAGATGGACACGTGTATCAGGTAAATCTATCTCAAAGATATGCCTTTGAACTTGAGGGAGACCTTTTCGAACTCTGGATAAAACTTTTCCACATAAATCCTGCGCCTTTTTACGCTTTCCTAAACGGTGGAGGCTATTATATCCTTTCAACATCCATGGAACGATTCCTTTTCCTCAAAGATGGGGTTATAGAGACTCGCCCTATTAAGGGAACTCGCCCTAGAGGTAAAACACCGGAAGAAGATTCATTACTTGTGCGCGAGCTTTTGACTCATCCAAAGGACGATGCTGAACTTTCAATGATAGTTGATCTTTTAAGGAATGATCTTGGTAAAATCTGCTGTCCCGGATCCGTCCATGTCGCGGAACATAAACGTATAGAAAGCTACCAGAATGTCCACCATCTTATCTCAATAGTTAAGGGGAGCCTTAAAGATGATGTTTCTTATGGAAAAATCTTTGATGCGACTTTTCCCGGGGGATCCATAACCGGGTGTCCAAAGATTCGAGCCATGGAAATTATTGATGAGCTGGAACCTAACTGTCGCCATGTCTATACCGGATCCATAGGTTACCTTGGTTTCCACGGTAATATGGATGTGAATATCGCTATTAGAACAATGATTGCCATTAAAAGATTTCCGCTCGATGGAGAGTCCTATCATGGTTTTCTTTCGGTAGGAGGTGGAGTTGTCTATGATTCCGACCCGGAACTCGAGTATGAGGAAACTCTCCATAAAGGTAAAACCTTTTTCGGAGTGCTGAGGAACATTTGCTCTTAA
- a CDS encoding bifunctional diguanylate cyclase/phosphodiesterase has translation MSISREKLTFDLRETNRETILEVIDNNLLTVHFQPIFSSKDGTVFGHEALARIKGQDTIKVSIERLFKQAILTGTISFLDLKCREEAIKLASSLSIKSNGSYLFINVCPETLADPSHSPGITDKLAEEFDISKEKIVFEITEEATIRNYGLFLDAILYYKKRGYKIAIDDFGVGYGGLKMLSMVEPDFLKIDRYFVSKVDKSKIKYNLIESVLTVCHKIGIRVVAEGIEDETELRVLKDMGIDFFQGYYLGRPEPLPRFTPFKALLWSEIHNNCHYEEVYFVGDIASKIEPISPEAPITEAVNRFMTNYILRSIPVVEDERIVGILHRNRFLENQVFGRLGYGIHLNSRKLIKSLMEEPSLIVEANVSIEEVSQRLQNRHFDLIYDDICVTEAGRYYGMVPVNVLLKAITEKSIILAKNANPLTGLPGNEFIQREINKRLAQNIDFDVCYIDINNFKPYNDHYGFEKGDMVIKTLGSIISNVANNCEPTSIFAGHIGGDDFIVITPCDISISTCERIISAFKEKICEFHNPEELKNGYYTAKNRKNEEEMFKLLSISIGIVSTKKHNIKSFGQLASIATEVKKFAKLESTLTGQSSIVMDRRQTRN, from the coding sequence ATGAGTATAAGTAGAGAAAAATTAACTTTTGATTTGAGAGAAACGAATAGAGAAACTATATTAGAAGTTATTGATAATAATTTGCTTACAGTCCATTTCCAACCAATATTTTCATCAAAGGACGGTACAGTTTTTGGGCATGAAGCTTTAGCAAGAATAAAGGGGCAGGATACTATCAAAGTCAGTATTGAGAGGCTGTTTAAACAAGCCATATTAACCGGAACTATTTCATTCCTGGACTTGAAGTGTAGAGAAGAAGCTATAAAACTGGCGTCTTCTCTAAGCATAAAATCTAATGGATCTTATTTATTTATTAACGTATGTCCTGAAACTCTTGCAGATCCCTCACATAGCCCTGGAATAACAGATAAACTCGCCGAAGAATTTGATATATCGAAAGAAAAAATTGTATTTGAAATAACCGAAGAAGCTACTATAAGAAATTATGGTTTATTCTTAGATGCAATATTATACTACAAAAAAAGAGGTTACAAGATAGCAATAGATGACTTTGGAGTTGGCTATGGAGGGCTTAAAATGCTCTCCATGGTAGAACCCGACTTTTTGAAAATAGATCGTTATTTTGTTTCTAAAGTGGACAAATCAAAAATAAAATACAATTTAATTGAATCTGTTCTTACTGTTTGTCATAAAATTGGCATAAGGGTGGTGGCTGAAGGTATAGAAGATGAAACTGAACTCAGAGTTTTAAAGGACATGGGTATAGACTTTTTCCAGGGCTACTACCTGGGCAGACCAGAACCACTTCCCAGATTTACTCCATTTAAGGCGCTACTTTGGTCTGAAATTCATAACAACTGTCATTATGAAGAAGTTTATTTTGTGGGTGATATTGCCAGTAAAATCGAGCCAATATCCCCTGAGGCTCCTATAACAGAGGCTGTCAACAGGTTTATGACCAACTACATCCTGAGAAGTATACCAGTAGTTGAAGATGAAAGAATTGTGGGTATACTTCACAGAAATAGGTTTCTGGAAAATCAAGTCTTTGGCAGATTAGGTTATGGAATACATCTTAATTCAAGAAAACTAATAAAAAGCCTTATGGAGGAGCCTTCACTCATAGTTGAGGCAAACGTTTCAATAGAGGAAGTTTCTCAAAGACTTCAGAATCGCCATTTTGACTTAATATACGACGACATATGCGTCACCGAAGCTGGCAGATATTACGGTATGGTGCCAGTAAACGTGCTTCTGAAGGCTATCACGGAAAAAAGCATTATACTCGCCAAAAATGCAAATCCTTTAACGGGTCTTCCTGGAAATGAGTTCATTCAACGAGAAATAAACAAGAGACTTGCTCAAAATATAGATTTCGATGTCTGCTACATAGACATAAATAATTTTAAACCCTACAATGATCACTACGGTTTTGAAAAAGGTGACATGGTTATCAAGACCCTGGGATCTATAATTAGCAATGTAGCAAACAACTGTGAACCCACCTCTATCTTCGCAGGACATATAGGGGGCGACGACTTTATAGTAATAACTCCTTGTGATATCTCTATTTCTACATGCGAACGTATAATTTCAGCTTTCAAAGAAAAAATTTGTGAATTTCACAATCCAGAAGAACTTAAGAATGGATACTACACAGCAAAAAATAGAAAGAATGAAGAGGAAATGTTCAAGCTCCTTTCTATTTCTATAGGGATTGTTTCTACGAAAAAGCACAATATAAAGTCCTTTGGTCAACTTGCTTCTATCGCTACAGAAGTCAAAAAATTTGCAAAACTGGAATCGACTCTAACAGGTCAATCTTCAATAGTAATGGATAGAAGACAGACCCGCAACTAG
- a CDS encoding aminotransferase class IV, which translates to MIETVWWNGSLCPVDSVKISPLDRGFLYGDGLFETIRLQNGKPLWLSEHLERLRRGLLFLNMGSVVEFFTISRTSEIIDELYRSNPHLGKIARLKIIVTRGTVSSLGLPEPAFKGDFTEQSSEKSVPTVLFMVTPYVPPSDEDYNKGWTAVILKEPYAPPMGTHKTLNYLFFLWAKEQAKREGFHEAIIEDIDGHIAEASTASLAVLLNGVWVFPQSRWKLAGVTERLVLRLLKDNDESVESRALFKEELFQADAVWLLNSMIGIMPVRQIDNRVVPETMAEYASELRQRLFTRS; encoded by the coding sequence ATGATAGAAACAGTGTGGTGGAACGGCTCTTTATGTCCTGTTGACTCGGTTAAAATAAGCCCTCTCGATAGGGGGTTTCTATATGGGGATGGGCTCTTTGAGACCATAAGACTCCAGAATGGAAAGCCTCTGTGGCTTTCGGAACATCTGGAGCGTCTCAGGAGAGGGCTTTTATTTCTCAATATGGGAAGCGTTGTTGAGTTTTTCACCATAAGTCGCACAAGTGAAATTATTGATGAACTCTATCGATCAAATCCTCATCTCGGAAAAATAGCTCGTTTGAAGATAATAGTAACAAGAGGAACTGTATCATCTCTGGGACTTCCTGAGCCGGCTTTCAAGGGCGATTTTACTGAACAGAGTTCCGAAAAGAGTGTCCCAACAGTTCTATTTATGGTTACGCCTTATGTCCCGCCGTCGGATGAGGATTATAACAAAGGGTGGACTGCTGTCATTCTTAAGGAGCCTTATGCCCCGCCTATGGGGACTCATAAGACTTTGAATTATCTATTTTTCCTCTGGGCGAAGGAGCAGGCAAAGCGAGAGGGCTTTCATGAAGCCATTATTGAAGACATAGACGGACATATCGCTGAAGCTTCCACAGCAAGTCTTGCGGTGTTATTGAATGGCGTTTGGGTTTTTCCTCAAAGCCGTTGGAAGCTTGCAGGTGTTACAGAACGCCTTGTTTTGCGATTGCTAAAAGATAATGACGAGAGCGTAGAATCAAGGGCTCTTTTTAAGGAAGAACTTTTTCAGGCAGATGCAGTATGGCTTCTTAACTCAATGATAGGTATTATGCCAGTTCGCCAGATAGATAATCGTGTCGTGCCTGAAACTATGGCTGAATACGCATCAGAGCTTCGGCAAAGGTTGTTTACCAGATCATAA
- a CDS encoding amidohydrolase family protein → MNLQVIDSHIHCGIQDKFPPQDIESYRAACKGTPIGGVVAFPPVSEVYDRYDPLFVDSPEWQVVRRRAHDYLLALASSMKDFIVYPFLFVWNDFAWKELDRGFKGIKWHRHADEPRYNYDDPECKIMIDEICKRSMPVVLEEEFTETVAFVRERAAGVKVIIPHLGLLNGGYGRIKSEGLWDLPNVYADTALADRFTIEDYVRNYGVERLLFGSDFPFGNPKRELRKIMDLPISELEKDKIVRENVLNLLRQVRE, encoded by the coding sequence ATGAATTTGCAAGTAATAGATTCTCACATTCACTGCGGCATCCAGGATAAATTTCCTCCGCAGGATATAGAATCCTATAGGGCGGCTTGTAAGGGAACACCTATAGGGGGCGTGGTGGCTTTTCCACCAGTTAGCGAGGTTTACGATAGATACGATCCTTTATTTGTTGATTCGCCTGAATGGCAGGTAGTAAGACGTCGAGCTCATGATTACCTTCTGGCTCTTGCTTCATCTATGAAAGATTTTATTGTTTATCCCTTTCTTTTTGTATGGAACGACTTTGCCTGGAAAGAACTTGATCGAGGATTTAAGGGTATTAAATGGCACCGCCACGCCGACGAACCGAGATACAATTATGATGATCCCGAATGTAAAATAATGATTGATGAAATTTGCAAACGTTCAATGCCTGTGGTGCTGGAAGAAGAATTTACCGAAACAGTGGCTTTTGTTCGGGAACGTGCCGCAGGAGTGAAGGTTATTATTCCTCATCTTGGGCTGCTTAATGGAGGTTACGGCAGGATAAAAAGCGAAGGATTATGGGATCTCCCTAATGTTTACGCCGATACAGCTCTTGCCGATAGATTCACCATTGAAGATTACGTAAGAAATTACGGCGTAGAGAGACTTCTTTTTGGATCGGATTTTCCTTTCGGGAATCCAAAAAGGGAACTTCGTAAGATAATGGACCTTCCCATTTCTGAATTAGAAAAGGATAAGATAGTGCGTGAGAATGTCTTGAATTTGTTAAGGCAAGTTCGAGAATAA